A region of Thermococcus piezophilus DNA encodes the following proteins:
- a CDS encoding sugar phosphate nucleotidyltransferase, with the protein MKVLIMAGGYATRLWPITKDNPKALLPVGNKVILDYILEKVEGLGFEAYISTNRFFEMHFRPYAERKGLNLIVEDTLHEEEKLGTIGAMKKAVEELGSDDYLVIAGDNLFSFSLADFLGAYDGRTLIAVYDVGDLELAKRYGVVVLEGDRVISFQEKPAEPKSTLVSTGVYVFPRRVMEKIDEYLSDGNRDSPGYFIQWLLENGEDIRAYRFSEYWYDIGSADSYLEALKTLLRESYVEEIQISPYAKIIPPVVIKKGAKILGRSIIGPYAYIGEECVIENSDISDSIIFRKTIIRNSTIWRSIIDEKCEIRNLELRKSLVGGHAKIQRGE; encoded by the coding sequence ATGAAGGTTCTAATAATGGCCGGCGGCTACGCGACGAGGCTCTGGCCCATAACCAAAGATAATCCTAAAGCTTTACTCCCTGTTGGGAACAAGGTGATACTCGACTACATCCTGGAGAAAGTCGAGGGACTTGGCTTCGAAGCCTACATATCGACCAACAGGTTCTTTGAGATGCACTTCCGCCCCTACGCCGAGAGGAAGGGTCTGAACCTCATCGTAGAGGACACCCTCCACGAGGAGGAGAAGCTCGGAACGATAGGAGCCATGAAAAAGGCTGTGGAGGAGCTCGGTTCAGATGACTACCTCGTCATAGCCGGCGACAACCTGTTCTCCTTCAGTTTGGCCGACTTCCTCGGGGCCTACGACGGGAGAACCCTCATAGCGGTCTACGACGTCGGCGACCTGGAGCTGGCCAAGCGCTACGGTGTGGTCGTTCTTGAAGGCGACAGGGTCATCTCCTTCCAGGAGAAGCCGGCCGAGCCGAAGTCGACCCTTGTCAGCACGGGCGTTTACGTCTTCCCGAGAAGGGTGATGGAGAAAATCGACGAGTACCTCTCCGACGGAAACAGGGATTCACCGGGCTACTTCATCCAGTGGCTCCTGGAGAACGGTGAGGACATCAGGGCCTACCGCTTCTCCGAGTACTGGTACGACATAGGAAGTGCGGACAGCTACCTGGAGGCCCTCAAGACTCTCCTCAGGGAGAGCTACGTTGAGGAGATTCAAATAAGCCCCTACGCCAAGATAATCCCGCCGGTGGTCATAAAGAAGGGCGCCAAAATACTCGGCAGGTCGATAATAGGGCCCTACGCCTACATAGGCGAGGAGTGCGTCATAGAGAACTCCGACATCAGCGACTCGATAATATTCAGGAAGACCATTATCAGGAACTCGACGATATGGCGCTCCATCATCGATGAGAAGTGCGAGATAAGGAACCTCGAGCTCAGGAAGAGCCTCGTTGGAGGGCATGCAAAGATACAGAGGGGTGAGTAA
- the rfbD gene encoding dTDP-4-dehydrorhamnose reductase: protein MKVAVIGAHGQLGTDLVKVFGEDPSFEVIPLTHKDLDVTVPETLKVLKDLKPDVIINTAAYVRVDDAELYPDKAFAVNAIGALNVAEIANEIDAVNVYISTDYVFDGTKGEPYTEEDVPNPINVYGVSKYAGEIFTRNYSRKYYIIRVASLYGKVGASGKGGNFVNWVIEKARHGEELKIVNDQFMSPTYTIDVARTLKKFLEIGPEWGIYHMVNEGYCSWYEFTKAVFEILGWDVEVKPIKSSELNRLARRPKFSALGNGMLERIGMKMKHWREALREYLGEKGYL, encoded by the coding sequence ATGAAGGTCGCTGTAATCGGTGCCCACGGCCAGCTTGGAACCGACCTGGTGAAGGTCTTTGGGGAAGACCCGTCTTTTGAGGTCATCCCGCTGACCCACAAAGACTTAGACGTTACCGTTCCAGAGACCTTGAAGGTGCTGAAAGATCTGAAGCCCGACGTCATCATCAATACCGCCGCCTATGTTAGGGTTGATGATGCCGAGCTCTACCCTGATAAAGCCTTCGCCGTCAATGCAATTGGGGCTTTAAACGTTGCAGAGATTGCTAATGAAATTGATGCCGTTAATGTTTACATCAGCACTGACTACGTCTTCGATGGAACTAAGGGAGAACCCTACACTGAAGAAGATGTTCCGAACCCGATAAACGTCTATGGCGTAAGCAAGTATGCTGGAGAGATCTTCACGAGGAACTATTCTCGGAAGTACTACATCATTCGGGTCGCGAGCCTTTATGGGAAGGTCGGTGCGAGTGGAAAGGGTGGAAATTTCGTCAACTGGGTCATCGAGAAGGCAAGGCACGGAGAGGAGCTGAAAATTGTGAACGACCAGTTCATGAGCCCCACCTACACGATTGACGTTGCCAGAACTCTGAAAAAGTTCCTGGAGATTGGGCCGGAGTGGGGCATATACCACATGGTGAACGAGGGTTACTGCTCGTGGTACGAGTTCACAAAGGCCGTCTTTGAAATCCTGGGCTGGGACGTTGAAGTGAAGCCTATAAAGTCGAGCGAGCTGAACAGACTGGCGAGGCGGCCGAAGTTCTCTGCGCTGGGGAATGGGATGTTGGAGAGAATTGGGATGAAGATGAAACATTGGAGAGAGGCATTGAGAGAGTATTTGGGAGAGAAGGGGTATCTCTAG
- a CDS encoding DUF2281 domain-containing protein: MRNAYKFFQQLPDDLKDEVLDHIEFLLERNARRRRSLGWHGGLKELRKKYDSDFDATDVGKVTPFQAMR, translated from the coding sequence ATGAGGAACGCTTACAAGTTCTTTCAGCAGCTCCCAGATGACCTCAAGGATGAGGTGCTGGACCACATCGAGTTCCTCCTGGAGAGGAACGCGCGCAGGAGACGCTCCCTTGGATGGCACGGGGGGCTGAAGGAGCTCAGGAAGAAGTACGATTCTGATTTTGATGCAACCGATGTCGGTAAGGTTACGCCATTTCAGGCGATGAGGTGA
- a CDS encoding glucose-1-phosphate thymidylyltransferase: MKALILSGGHGTRLRPLTYSQQKQLTPVANKPVLFYAIEDVIEAGIHEIGIIVGPNKEQVIEAVKSVDWDASIEFIYQGEPKGLAHAIKVAGDYLGDDDFVMYLGDNILREGIVRHLEHFKRGNFDASILLCEVPNPQQFGVAELSEDGKTIKRLIEKPKVPPSNLALVGVYFFKPVIHEAVENIKPSWRNELEITDAIQWLIDHGYRVGWTKVTGWWKDTGKPEDILDANRLILDDIERDIRVETKARIHGRVVIEEGTQIDENTVIKGPVIIGKNCIIRNAYIGPYTSIGDNCIIENTEIEDSVILEGSEIRCGGRIVESLIGKNVKILEGNNHPIGRKLVVGDNSQLML, from the coding sequence ATGAAGGCTTTAATCCTTTCGGGCGGCCACGGAACCAGGCTGAGGCCTTTAACTTACTCCCAGCAGAAACAGCTCACCCCAGTCGCAAACAAGCCCGTCCTGTTCTACGCTATCGAGGATGTCATCGAGGCCGGCATTCACGAGATTGGTATTATCGTAGGCCCAAACAAAGAACAGGTTATCGAAGCAGTTAAGAGCGTTGATTGGGATGCAAGCATTGAGTTCATCTACCAGGGCGAGCCGAAAGGTTTGGCCCATGCGATAAAAGTTGCAGGGGATTACCTCGGTGACGATGATTTTGTGATGTACCTCGGCGACAACATACTCAGGGAGGGCATTGTGAGGCACCTGGAGCACTTTAAACGGGGAAATTTCGATGCGAGCATTTTGCTTTGTGAAGTCCCAAATCCCCAGCAGTTTGGAGTTGCCGAGCTGAGCGAGGACGGAAAGACAATCAAACGTTTAATTGAGAAACCCAAGGTACCGCCGAGCAACCTTGCTCTGGTGGGGGTTTACTTCTTCAAACCGGTGATTCATGAGGCGGTCGAGAACATAAAGCCCTCTTGGAGGAACGAGCTCGAGATAACCGACGCTATTCAGTGGCTCATCGACCACGGCTACCGCGTTGGCTGGACGAAGGTCACCGGCTGGTGGAAGGACACCGGAAAGCCCGAGGACATTCTGGACGCCAACAGATTGATCCTGGACGATATCGAGAGGGACATACGGGTTGAGACGAAGGCCAGAATCCATGGAAGGGTGGTTATTGAAGAGGGCACCCAGATCGATGAGAACACCGTCATAAAGGGCCCTGTGATAATTGGAAAGAACTGTATCATCAGGAACGCCTACATCGGCCCCTACACGAGTATCGGCGATAACTGCATCATCGAGAACACGGAGATTGAGGACTCGGTAATCCTTGAGGGAAGCGAAATCAGGTGCGGCGGGAGGATCGTTGAAAGCCTGATAGGGAAGAACGTGAAGATACTGGAGGGGAATAACCATCCCATTGGAAGGAAGCTGGTCGTGGGTGACAATTCCCAGTTGATGCTGTGA
- the rfbC gene encoding dTDP-4-dehydrorhamnose 3,5-epimerase has protein sequence MPFEFKSLEIPDVILIKPKVFEDERGFFMETYKKSDFEKAGIKGEFIQDNHSKSKYGVLRGLHFQRNPYAQAKIVRCIRGIIYDVAVDLRKNSPTFGKYVGVILSEYNKWQLYIPRGFAHGFLVLSDVAEVVYKVNNVYAPDYEGGIIWNDPDIGIDWPVDDPIVSEKDRKWPTLKEVIDRGWVF, from the coding sequence ATGCCGTTCGAATTTAAAAGTCTGGAAATTCCCGATGTTATTTTAATCAAGCCCAAGGTCTTCGAGGACGAGAGGGGCTTCTTCATGGAAACTTACAAGAAATCGGATTTTGAGAAGGCCGGAATCAAAGGGGAATTCATTCAGGACAACCATTCAAAATCAAAGTACGGTGTTCTTAGGGGTTTGCACTTTCAGAGAAATCCTTACGCCCAGGCAAAGATAGTGAGGTGCATTAGAGGGATTATCTACGATGTTGCCGTTGATTTGAGGAAGAACTCACCGACCTTTGGAAAATATGTGGGGGTTATTCTTTCAGAGTACAACAAGTGGCAGCTCTACATCCCGAGGGGCTTCGCCCACGGCTTTCTCGTACTGAGCGACGTTGCGGAAGTGGTTTACAAGGTGAACAACGTCTACGCCCCTGACTATGAGGGTGGAATAATATGGAACGACCCGGATATAGGCATAGACTGGCCGGTTGATGACCCCATAGTCTCGGAGAAGGACAGAAAGTGGCCAACCTTAAAGGAGGTCATTGATAGGGGATGGGTGTTCTGA
- a CDS encoding ATP-binding protein has product MFIIIMIRKFVNRKRELEVLERVWRVGFRLFVVYGRRRVGKTALLRKFLENKRGVYFLCSQRGYEKDLERFSHEISSFIGAPVRFESFRDAFEFLRSQGRLLVVFDEFPYLIEADRGVTSEFQEVVDIVLEGSDITIVLCGSSVGMMEREVLSYKSPLYGRASGVLKVKPFRFFDMVEWFGKDFEGLLRLYGVTWGIPKYMEFFKTGSDDEIINNFFDPSAFLFNEARLLLMEELRNPTRYMQIIEAIAMGKTRLNEIAQYVGMEAKDLSAYLRVLSNLGIVSREVPITERKAKRGIYVIEDEYFRFYHRFVSPHYEEIDSLNPEPAIQDFLRNFNTYLGKTFEKAAKEFLIELNKHGELPFKFTKIGKWWHKNEEIDLVALDKRENTALLVEVKWKELSEKEARGVLKGLERKSGLVGLENWQKYYGLIAKGIESKETLRGEGWLLWDLGDFENLNFK; this is encoded by the coding sequence ATGTTTATTATAATCATGATTCGAAAATTTGTAAATAGGAAGAGAGAGCTCGAAGTCCTAGAGAGGGTGTGGAGGGTAGGCTTTCGACTTTTTGTGGTCTATGGGAGGCGAAGAGTAGGAAAGACCGCCCTTTTGAGGAAATTCCTGGAGAATAAAAGGGGCGTATATTTCCTCTGTTCCCAGAGAGGGTATGAGAAAGACCTTGAGAGATTTTCTCACGAGATAAGCTCTTTTATTGGTGCTCCGGTAAGATTCGAAAGCTTTAGGGACGCATTTGAGTTTCTAAGGAGCCAAGGAAGGCTTTTGGTAGTTTTTGATGAGTTCCCTTACTTAATAGAGGCAGATAGAGGTGTTACATCCGAGTTTCAGGAGGTAGTGGACATAGTGCTTGAGGGTTCGGATATCACCATTGTCCTCTGCGGTTCGAGCGTTGGAATGATGGAGCGTGAGGTTCTCAGCTACAAGAGCCCCCTCTATGGGCGGGCAAGTGGGGTTCTGAAGGTCAAACCATTCCGCTTCTTCGATATGGTCGAATGGTTTGGAAAGGACTTTGAGGGGCTTTTAAGACTCTATGGGGTCACGTGGGGGATTCCTAAATACATGGAATTCTTCAAAACGGGGAGCGATGATGAGATTATCAACAACTTCTTTGACCCGAGTGCATTTCTTTTCAACGAGGCGAGGCTTCTCCTCATGGAGGAACTGAGGAATCCAACCAGATACATGCAGATCATCGAGGCCATAGCCATGGGAAAAACCCGGCTTAACGAGATCGCTCAGTACGTTGGGATGGAGGCCAAAGACCTATCTGCATATCTTAGGGTGCTCTCGAATCTTGGAATTGTGAGTCGTGAGGTTCCAATAACAGAGAGGAAAGCCAAGAGGGGGATTTATGTTATAGAAGATGAATACTTCCGTTTTTACCACCGCTTCGTCAGTCCGCATTATGAGGAGATAGACTCCCTCAACCCTGAGCCAGCAATTCAGGATTTCCTGAGGAACTTTAACACTTACCTTGGAAAGACCTTCGAAAAAGCAGCCAAAGAGTTTCTAATAGAACTTAACAAGCATGGGGAGCTGCCGTTTAAGTTTACGAAGATCGGAAAGTGGTGGCATAAAAATGAGGAAATTGATCTCGTTGCACTGGACAAAAGGGAAAATACGGCTCTGCTGGTGGAGGTAAAGTGGAAGGAGTTGAGCGAGAAAGAGGCGAGGGGAGTTTTAAAAGGTTTAGAGCGTAAAAGTGGGCTTGTCGGGTTAGAAAACTGGCAGAAGTATTACGGGTTGATAGCGAAGGGCATTGAAAGCAAGGAAACCCTCAGGGGTGAGGGCTGGCTCCTGTGGGATCTGGGGGACTTCGAGAATTTGAATTTCAAATAA
- a CDS encoding Ig-like domain-containing protein: MAMRRELLLIITLILIVGSVPLASGKAVEEPTQRDVFLYEYFSKIILRFEDSLEYALVNESYGLTLANTTLNELELIHLEALYYREKGVNSTVMKVIPPFYEFSRELVVLNELMLEFRKNPTPAVTAGIRGTVLNMESLLDEIDSLGLMNGTKILKFNTEKVRKYLGEIDKIVSRTPSSGKFEIGISDSEPMLYQSVTIFGSCPGNETVTVIITKGNFTSFLIVTPQNGLFATMYQFRELGTYAVYATQGGLRSNTINVTVRKIPSVFLVENVYSAFLNQSLTVSGKLVDYYGNPLGEREITVGDETLVTGSDGGFAKSYHSSEAVTFQVPLEFAGDGTHTGTSKIVTVEFRRFPVAITLNGPERITLGEKAAFTGRVKPNMTFPLIVYVNDTPQFNITAENGTFSFALEPQSPGRLKVYVAFAGSEVYEGATSNVVLLTVVPPENTLPRYIAIVVLAMLLAAGILTRRKKDQTTPQASQKTVFKYAVGGNETSGEFLEIPEDIGEAYKLLRERLRKMFGISESLTPREVLRILRDWELYPDLEAVTKLHEKAVYGEIPLGGKELTEFRASIERLLRGERSE, encoded by the coding sequence ATGGCGATGAGGAGAGAGTTGCTTTTAATAATAACCCTAATTCTAATCGTCGGCTCCGTTCCACTCGCCTCCGGGAAGGCCGTTGAAGAGCCGACCCAAAGGGATGTTTTTCTCTATGAGTACTTCTCCAAGATTATCCTCCGCTTTGAAGACTCCCTGGAGTATGCCCTGGTTAACGAGAGCTACGGCCTAACGCTCGCCAACACCACCCTAAACGAGCTGGAGCTCATCCACCTGGAGGCGCTGTACTACAGAGAGAAAGGGGTTAACTCCACGGTGATGAAAGTCATCCCGCCGTTCTACGAGTTCTCCCGGGAGCTGGTGGTTCTGAACGAGCTCATGCTTGAGTTCCGCAAAAATCCGACACCCGCGGTTACAGCCGGGATCCGGGGCACAGTCCTCAACATGGAGTCCCTCCTGGATGAGATAGACTCTCTGGGACTGATGAACGGGACCAAAATCCTGAAGTTCAACACGGAGAAGGTCAGAAAGTACCTCGGCGAGATAGATAAAATTGTCTCCAGGACTCCCTCCAGCGGGAAGTTCGAGATAGGGATCTCGGATTCAGAGCCGATGCTCTACCAGTCAGTCACGATCTTCGGCTCCTGTCCGGGCAACGAGACCGTCACCGTGATCATCACAAAAGGGAACTTCACATCCTTCCTCATAGTCACCCCCCAGAACGGGCTCTTTGCCACCATGTACCAGTTCAGGGAGCTCGGGACTTACGCGGTGTACGCCACCCAAGGAGGGCTCAGGTCGAACACCATCAACGTGACGGTGAGGAAGATACCCTCCGTCTTTCTGGTCGAAAACGTCTACAGCGCCTTTCTGAACCAGAGCCTCACCGTCTCCGGAAAGCTCGTTGACTACTACGGCAACCCCCTGGGGGAAAGGGAGATAACGGTTGGAGACGAAACGCTCGTCACCGGATCCGATGGAGGCTTCGCAAAGAGCTATCACTCCTCAGAGGCCGTAACGTTCCAGGTGCCGCTGGAATTCGCCGGCGACGGAACCCACACCGGAACCTCAAAGATAGTCACGGTTGAGTTCAGGCGCTTCCCGGTTGCGATAACCCTCAACGGGCCAGAGAGAATAACCCTCGGGGAAAAAGCCGCGTTCACAGGAAGGGTGAAGCCGAACATGACCTTCCCCCTCATCGTCTATGTCAACGACACCCCTCAGTTCAACATTACGGCCGAGAATGGAACCTTCTCCTTCGCCCTGGAGCCGCAGAGTCCCGGTCGGCTGAAGGTCTACGTGGCCTTCGCCGGTAGCGAGGTGTACGAGGGAGCCACCTCCAATGTGGTCCTCCTCACCGTCGTCCCGCCGGAGAACACACTGCCGAGGTACATCGCAATCGTTGTCCTGGCGATGCTCCTCGCGGCTGGCATCCTAACCAGGAGAAAGAAAGACCAAACAACACCTCAAGCATCCCAGAAGACGGTCTTCAAGTACGCGGTAGGGGGGAATGAAACGTCCGGAGAGTTCCTTGAAATCCCCGAAGACATTGGTGAGGCTTATAAGCTCCTCAGAGAAAGGTTGAGGAAGATGTTCGGAATAAGCGAGAGCCTGACTCCGAGGGAAGTCCTGAGGATTCTCCGCGACTGGGAGCTGTATCCAGACCTTGAGGCCGTAACAAAGCTCCACGAGAAAGCCGTTTACGGGGAAATCCCCCTGGGTGGAAAGGAGCTAACCGAGTTCAGGGCGAGCATCGAGAGGCTGCTTCGGGGTGAGAGAAGTGAATAA
- a CDS encoding ATP-binding protein, which yields MGKTRLVEETLNPITLFIPAEKNEALICRGWSEEIRERRYIPTLNSMKEIVEFLMREGETIFIDELQNALKVNPSFLYDLQRLLDKYRDAKLVVTGSLISMSKKLVEDYQDPLYGRFDYIIKLRELGFWTVTEIMRDLGYSIEDAVVMWAVFGGLPKYYETLERFSMPVEDFIRMMFFEELYPMFPEVLMMLKEELGKEYRTYFSILQAISEGKNMLGEISSYLSVNSTSLTKYLVALEREYELVTKRKDVFERGRNRYYITQNLVDFWFRFLWRNYSKLERSELSFDKNDFNAYVGRKFESLVELLVPKLVPFGVIRTGKLWGKFKGKEKGKDSFEIDVVALGREDIAFFEVKWEELSFGEAKKELKLLSKKAEAVGDKRRIHLVLVAKRIGSKERIGGMVYDLEDLNEMLAMATPFRNGAVE from the coding sequence GTGGGAAAGACTAGATTGGTCGAGGAGACTCTCAACCCTATAACGCTCTTCATCCCGGCCGAAAAGAACGAGGCCTTAATATGCCGAGGTTGGAGCGAAGAAATTCGCGAGAGGAGATACATTCCAACGCTCAACTCTATGAAGGAAATCGTTGAGTTCTTAATGAGGGAAGGGGAGACGATATTCATTGATGAACTCCAGAATGCCCTCAAGGTAAATCCCTCCTTTCTTTATGATCTCCAAAGGCTCCTCGACAAGTACCGCGATGCAAAGCTCGTCGTTACGGGTTCACTCATTAGTATGAGCAAGAAGCTTGTTGAAGACTATCAAGACCCGCTTTATGGTAGGTTTGATTACATTATAAAACTCCGGGAGCTGGGTTTTTGGACAGTGACGGAAATAATGCGCGATTTGGGTTACAGCATCGAGGACGCCGTTGTGATGTGGGCAGTCTTTGGCGGCTTGCCCAAGTACTACGAGACGCTTGAGAGATTCAGTATGCCGGTTGAGGACTTCATCCGTATGATGTTCTTTGAGGAGCTTTATCCAATGTTTCCTGAAGTCCTCATGATGCTCAAGGAGGAGCTAGGTAAGGAGTACAGGACTTACTTCAGCATCCTCCAAGCGATAAGCGAGGGCAAGAACATGCTAGGGGAGATTTCCTCTTATCTGTCCGTCAATAGCACGAGCCTCACCAAGTATCTCGTAGCCCTTGAGAGGGAGTATGAACTAGTCACAAAGCGGAAAGATGTCTTTGAGCGGGGGAGAAACAGGTATTACATAACCCAAAACCTGGTTGACTTCTGGTTCAGGTTTCTGTGGCGGAATTATTCCAAGCTCGAGAGGAGCGAGCTGAGCTTTGATAAAAACGATTTCAACGCTTACGTTGGCCGTAAGTTTGAGAGTCTGGTGGAGCTGCTTGTTCCAAAACTTGTGCCTTTTGGGGTCATCAGAACGGGCAAGCTCTGGGGGAAGTTCAAAGGCAAGGAGAAGGGTAAGGATTCCTTTGAGATTGATGTGGTCGCCCTCGGAAGGGAAGACATTGCGTTTTTTGAGGTGAAGTGGGAGGAGCTGAGCTTTGGCGAGGCCAAAAAGGAGCTCAAATTGCTGTCCAAAAAAGCCGAAGCTGTGGGGGATAAGCGGAGGATTCATTTAGTGCTCGTTGCGAAGAGGATTGGGAGTAAAGAAAGGATAGGGGGTATGGTGTATGATTTGGAAGATTTAAATGAGATGCTGGCAATGGCCACACCGTTTAGAAACGGAGCGGTAGAATAG
- the rfbB gene encoding dTDP-glucose 4,6-dehydratase, producing MRLLVTGGMGFIGSNFIRYIIEKHPDWEVINLDKLGYGSNPANLKDIEDDPRYTFVKGDIADFELVKELIKKVDAVVNFAAESHVDRSISSPEHFLKSNVIGVYTILEAIRKFNPEVRLVHVGTDEVYGDIKEGSFTEKDALMPSSPYSATKAASDVLVLGWTRTYSLNASITRCTNNYGPYQFPEKLIPKTIIRASMGLKIPIYGTGQNIRDWLYVEDHVRAIEAVLLKGKPREIYNISAGEEKTNLEVVKTILELMGKDESLIEFVEDRPGHDLRYSLDSWKITRDLKWRPKYSFEEGIKKTVEWYLNSEWWWRPLVNEKVLHPTPWKLGW from the coding sequence ATGAGGCTCTTGGTGACCGGTGGAATGGGATTCATAGGCAGCAACTTCATCCGCTACATCATAGAAAAGCATCCCGACTGGGAAGTGATAAATCTCGACAAGCTCGGCTACGGCTCGAATCCGGCGAATTTGAAAGACATCGAGGACGACCCGCGCTACACGTTCGTTAAGGGAGACATAGCGGACTTTGAACTTGTTAAGGAGCTAATCAAGAAAGTTGATGCAGTGGTTAACTTCGCTGCTGAGAGCCACGTGGACAGGAGCATTTCAAGCCCAGAGCACTTTCTGAAGAGCAATGTCATCGGTGTGTACACGATACTCGAGGCCATAAGGAAGTTCAACCCCGAAGTTAGACTAGTTCACGTGGGCACCGATGAAGTCTACGGCGATATAAAGGAAGGCTCGTTCACCGAAAAAGACGCGCTTATGCCATCATCTCCGTACTCCGCTACTAAAGCTGCCAGTGATGTTCTCGTGCTTGGCTGGACGCGGACTTACAGTCTGAACGCCTCCATAACACGCTGCACAAACAACTACGGTCCCTATCAGTTCCCGGAAAAGCTCATCCCCAAGACGATAATCAGGGCAAGCATGGGGCTCAAGATACCGATATACGGCACTGGCCAGAACATCAGGGACTGGCTCTACGTCGAAGACCACGTGAGGGCAATCGAGGCCGTTCTGCTCAAAGGGAAGCCCAGGGAAATCTACAACATTTCAGCCGGCGAGGAAAAGACTAACCTGGAGGTCGTTAAGACGATCCTTGAGCTCATGGGCAAGGACGAGTCGCTTATAGAGTTTGTTGAGGACAGGCCCGGTCACGACTTGAGGTATTCGCTCGACTCCTGGAAGATAACGCGCGACCTTAAATGGCGCCCAAAATACAGCTTTGAGGAGGGAATCAAAAAGACGGTCGAGTGGTATCTGAACAGTGAATGGTGGTGGAGGCCTTTGGTTAATGAAAAAGTCCTTCATCCAACGCCCTGGAAGCTGGGGTGGTGA
- a CDS encoding NAD-dependent epimerase/dehydratase family protein: protein MKVLVTGGAGFIGSHLVDRLMELWQEVRVLDDLSAGSLDNIGRWLNHERFEFIKGDMRKMEIVEKAVEDVEVVFHLAANPEVRIGSQSPELLYETNVVITYNLLEAMRKTGVKYLVFTSSSTVYGDAEVIPTPEDYAPLEPISVYGGAKLAAEALISGYAHTFDFRALVFRLANIIGERSNHGVIYDFINKLRKNPDEMEILGDGTQRKSYLHMSDTVDGMLHIFEHFRKEGKTYDAYNLGNNDWITVREIAEMVSEEMGLNPAFRFIGGVDGGRGWKGDVKFMRLSIEKAKKTGWEPRLNSYEAVRRTVRELLSTI from the coding sequence ATGAAGGTTCTAGTCACGGGCGGTGCAGGGTTCATAGGCTCTCACCTCGTGGACAGGCTTATGGAGCTCTGGCAAGAGGTCAGGGTTCTTGACGATTTAAGTGCCGGGAGCTTGGACAACATTGGGCGCTGGCTGAACCACGAGAGGTTCGAGTTCATCAAAGGGGATATGAGGAAAATGGAAATCGTGGAGAAGGCCGTTGAAGACGTAGAGGTCGTTTTCCATCTCGCCGCTAATCCGGAGGTTAGAATCGGCTCCCAGAGTCCTGAGCTGCTCTACGAGACCAACGTCGTTATAACCTACAACCTTCTTGAAGCGATGAGAAAAACCGGGGTCAAATACTTGGTTTTCACCTCGTCATCGACGGTCTACGGCGACGCTGAGGTTATCCCCACTCCCGAGGACTATGCTCCACTCGAGCCGATAAGCGTCTACGGGGGAGCGAAGCTCGCGGCTGAAGCCCTGATAAGCGGCTACGCCCACACCTTCGACTTCAGAGCTCTCGTCTTCAGGCTGGCCAACATAATAGGCGAGCGCTCCAACCACGGCGTCATCTACGACTTCATCAACAAGCTCAGGAAGAACCCCGATGAGATGGAAATCCTGGGCGACGGAACCCAGAGGAAGAGCTACCTCCACATGAGCGACACCGTTGATGGGATGCTCCACATCTTCGAGCACTTCAGGAAGGAAGGCAAAACCTACGACGCTTACAACCTCGGAAACAACGACTGGATAACCGTCAGGGAAATCGCCGAGATGGTCAGCGAGGAGATGGGGCTGAATCCAGCCTTCAGGTTCATAGGTGGAGTCGACGGCGGCCGCGGCTGGAAGGGCGACGTCAAGTTCATGCGCCTGAGCATAGAGAAAGCGAAGAAAACCGGCTGGGAGCCGAGGCTGAACAGCTACGAGGCCGTGAGGAGAACGGTTAGGGAGCTTCTCTCAACCATCTAA